The Cryobacterium sp. SO1 genomic sequence GCGGCAGCGTGGTTTCACCGGTGGCCTGCACGGCCGCCCAGATGAACAGTGCCGTCTCGATGCCCTCGCGGCCGACCGCGAGAAAGGCGACGAGGACCAGGCCCAGCCCGGTTCCGGCGAGGTGTTTGTCGATGCTGCCGTGCAGGTGCCCCTTGAGGTCGCGGGCGGTGCGCAGCATCCAGAACACCATCCAGGTCACCAGGCCCGTCGCGATGATGGAGAGCAGCCCGCCGATGGTCTCCTGCGCGGTGAAGCTCAGGCCGTAGGTGCCGAAGGTGAGGATGGCGCCCAGCACGAGGGCCAGGAGGACGGCGAGGCCGACGCCGGCCCAGAGCCGGGGGAGGACGTCGCGGCGGCCGATCTTGACCACGTAGGCGATCAGGATCGTCACGATCAGCGCGGCTTCGAGTCCTTCGCGCAGGCCGATCAGGTAGTTTGCGAGCACAGAGCTTCCCGGTTGTTGGGGGTGGGTATGGTGAGTGGGGTAGCGCGACGACAATGGTAAGGCTTACCTTACTCACTTACTCTACGTATGTTCGGCGGATGTGTCCAGCTAAGATTTGTCAGCGGCCCGTGCCGCCCTGCCATCCGCGCATCCACGTATTCTCAGGAGTCACCCATGCTTAGGTCCGGAAGCGGCGAACGCGTGGTCTTCGTGCTCGATGCCCCCGGCGACGAATCGTTGCTGACCGGCGGTACCATCGCGCGGCTTCTCGCCGACGGCGCCGAGGTCACCGTGCTGTTCGGTGCGGCAACGCCAGGCGAGGGGGGCCCGGTCGCATCGGGCTCGGCATCGGTCGGCGCTGCGGCGGTCGCCGCCGCCCGCACAGCCCTGGGAGAGAGCGACCCCGCCCGGTGGCGGGTGCTGGCCGCGACCGAGCACGGTGCTGAGCCGCGGGAAGCGCTCGTCAACGCTTTTGCCCTGGCGGACGCCACCGCCGTCGTGGCCGCCGCCGCCGACTCCGACCTGCGCCAGGCCGTCGTGGACGCTGCCGGCGCCCACGGTGTCCAGGTCTTCCTCAGCAGCAGCGTCACGGTGACCCCCGGCACCCGGCTCACCGCGATTGACGTGACCGATCAGCTCGACCGAAAGCTGGCAGCCCTGGCCGCGTACTCGGGCCGGTGGCAGCTCACGGACAGGGCGGTACGCCACGGCGACGGCACCGAGACCCTCGTCACCGGCACCGAAACCTATGCGCGCGGCACCGCTCAGGCCGCGCCCGCGGAGCTCGAGCCGCCCACGGTCGGCTCCCGGCTGCTGGCCGCCCTGATGGCTGTGGCCGCCGGCTCACTGTTCGGGGTGCTCGGCACGGTGGCGCACCAGACCACCGTCGACATCGGCCCCCTGACCGTGCCGATCGGCCTAGTTCTGGCGCTGCTCGCCAGCGGCACCCTGGTGCTGGGGCTCCGCCTCGTCGTGCGGGACCGGCTGGTCGTCCTCGCTGCGGGGATCGGCCTGCTGGGCACGGTGTTCCTGCTGTCGCTGCGCAGTACCGGCGGCTCGGTCCTGGTGCCCGCCGGAGTGCTCGGCACCGTCTGGACGATGGCGCCCGCGCTGTTCGCCGCCCTCGTCATCGCGTGGCCACGAATTCCCGCTCGTCGGCCGAGCGCGTAGACTGAATATTCAGTTCGTGAAGGGAATCCTGCCACTGTGACGTATGTCATCGCCTTGCCCTGCGTGGACGTCAAGGATCGCGCTTGCGTCGACGAATGCCCCGTCGACTGCATTTACGAGGGCGAGCGTTCCCTCTATATCCACCCCGACGAATGTGTCGACTGTGGCGCCTGTGAACCGGTCTGCCCGGTCGAGGCCATCTACTACGAAGACGATCTGCCCGAACAGTGGGCCGACTACTACAAGGCCAACGTCGAGTTCTTCGACGACATCGGCTCGCCCGGTGGCGCCGCCAAGGTGGGCGTGATCGCCAAGGACCACCCGGTGATTTCGGTGCTCCCGCCCCAGGTACAGCACTAAAAGGTGCTCAAGCCACTTCCCGACTACCCGTGGGATGCGATGCTGCCCTTCGCCGAGCAGGCCAGGGGCCACGAGGACGGCATCGTCGATCTCTCCATCGGGTCTCCCGTCGACCTCACCCCGCACGTCGTGCAGGCCGCTCTGGCCGCGGCCACGGACGCGCACGCCTACCCGCAGACCACCGGCACCCCGGCGCTGCAACACGCCATCATCGACTGGTACGCCCGCCGCCGCGGTGTCACCGGGTTGAGCGCGCAGAACGTGCTGCCCACCATCGGCTCGAAGGAGCTGGTGGCGCTGCTACCGTTCATGATCGGCCTCGGCGAGGGTGACACTATCGTGCATCCTCGTGCCGCGTACCCCACCTACGCGATCGGTGCGGCCATGGCCGGGGCGGATGCGTTCCCCTCCGACGACCCCGCCGAATGGCCGGAGACGACCGCCCTGATCTGGTTGAACAGCCCGGGCAACCCGGACGGACGGGTGCTGGACGTCGACGCTCTGCGCGCCGCCGTGGCGCGCGCCAGGGAGCTGGGAGCCGTGATCGTCAACGACGAATGCTACGCCGAACTCGGCTGGGCCGCACCGTGGGACGCCGAGCCGATCCCGAGCATCCTCGACCCCCGCGTCACCGACGGTGACCTGCACAACATCGTGGCCATCTACTCGCTGAGCAAGCAGTCGAACATGGCCGGCTACCGCGGCGCCTTCGCCGCCGGCAGCTCCAGCGTGCTGGGCCGCCTGCTCACCGTGCGCAAGCACGCCGGCCTGATGCTGCCCGCCCCGCTGCAGGCCGCGATGGTGGCCGCCCTGGGCGACGACGAGCACGTCGCCGTGCAGCGCGAACGCTATCGCGCCCGCCGTGAGGTGTTGCTGCCGGCCCTGGTCGCCGCGGGTTTCCGCATCGATGACAGCGAGGCCGGCCTGTATCTCTGGGCGACCGCCGGCGTCGACGCCTGGGATTCGATCCGGCAGCTGGCCGAGCTCGGCATCCTGGCCGGCCCCGGCCCGTTCTACGGCGACTTCTACCCCCGGCACGTGCGGTTCTCTCTCACCGCCGACGACGAGCGCATCAACGCCGCTGCCGCCCGGCTGCAGGCCTGGGCTCACCCCGCTGAGGCATAACTCCTGCTATCCATCGGGTCGGCGGCCATCGGATGCCGCAATTGTGCGGTTGTGCTCCGTCTCGACCGGATTCTGCAGGAGTTATGGCCGCCCGGCGTCGATCCGGCAGGAAACTCCGGAAGCCCGCCCCAAGGTCGGGCAATCGGGTCCTCTGGCCATGGCGCTGCCCGGCGCGGCGGTACGCTGGAAAATCAGGCGGCTGCACCGCGGAACTGACTGTGGTGTAGTGACAACGGACCTCGGTCGATTTTGGCGGATGCAACAGTATGCCCCCGGGCGGAATAGGCTGTAGCCGGGTTATCGTTGCCAAGCACCACGAGCGTGCTGCGGCGGACCGCCACAGACCAACAGCCGAAAGGCTTTGAAATCCAGGGAGGCGCCGTGAGCGACGTCGCGCAGCGAACACCATCCAATGAGCCGCAGTACATCGATCGGCCCGTACCGGGCCCGCAGGTGGCCACTCTGACCTACCCGGGGGGCACGGCGCAGTTCCCGATCCTGGGCAGCACAGACGGCCCGTCCAGCATCGACATCGCGACGCTGACCAAGCAGACCGGCTACACCACGTTCGACTCCGGTTTCGTGAACACGGCGGCAACGAAGTCGGCGATCACTTACATCGACGGCGAGCACGGGATCCTCCGCTACCGCGGCTATCCGATCGAGCAGATCGCGCAGAACTCCAGCTTTCTCGAGACCGCGTGGCTGCTGATCTACGGTGAACTGCCCAGCGCCAGTGAACTCAGTGCCTTCGACACCCGCATCCGTCGTCACACGCTGCTGCACGAGGACCTGCGCCGCTTCTATGACGCTCTGCCGCACAACGCTCACCCCATGTCGGTGCTGTCTGCCGGCGTCTCAGCGCTGTCGACGTACTATCAGGACTCCCTGAACCCCAAGGACCCGGAGCAGGTCGAACTGTCGATGATCCGACTGCTCGCGAAGCTGCCGGTGATGGCCGCGTACGCGCACAAGAAGAGCATCGGGCACGCCTTCCTCTACCCGGACAACTCGCTGAGCTTCGTGGACAACTTCATCAAGCTCAACTTCGGCACCCTCGCCGAACCGTACGAGGTCAACCCCGTCGTGAGCAAGGCGCTCGAGCGCCTGCTGATGCTGCACGAAGACCACGAGCAGAACGCGTCCACCTCGGCCGTGCGCCTGGTCGGCTCCACCGAGGCCAACCTGTTCGCCTCGGTCTCCGGCGGCATCAACGCTCTCTCCGGCCCGCTGCACGGCGGTGCCAACGAGGCCGTGCTCACCATGCTCAGCGACATCAAGGCCTCCGGCGAGGGCGTGCAGCGCTACGTCGAACGGGTCAAGAACAAGGAAGCCGGCGTGCGCCTGATGGGTTTCGGCCACCGGGTCTACAAGAACTACGACCCGCGCGCCAAGCTGGTCAAGGAGAGCGCCGACGCCGTGCTCGAAGCCCTCGGCGTGAAGGACGACCTGCTCGACATCGCCAAAGAGCTCGAGTTCATCGCGCTCAACGACGACTATTTCAAGGAGCGCAAGCTCTACCCCAATGTGGACTTCTACACCGGTGTGATCTACAAGGCGATGGGCTTCCCGCCGCGCATGTTCACCGTGCTGTTCGCCATCGGCCGGCT encodes the following:
- the efeU gene encoding iron uptake transporter permease EfeU, with the protein product MLANYLIGLREGLEAALIVTILIAYVVKIGRRDVLPRLWAGVGLAVLLALVLGAILTFGTYGLSFTAQETIGGLLSIIATGLVTWMVFWMLRTARDLKGHLHGSIDKHLAGTGLGLVLVAFLAVGREGIETALFIWAAVQATGETTLPLVGASLGILTAVGLGWLIYAGMLKINLSRFFTWTGAILIIVAAGVLSYGVHDLQEAGILPGLNALAFNVSAVIPPDSWYGTLLKGTLNFSPATTWLEMFAWVAYTVPTLTLFILKSRQSRPAPAVAPRRAAPAAVAH
- the fdxA gene encoding ferredoxin, whose protein sequence is MTYVIALPCVDVKDRACVDECPVDCIYEGERSLYIHPDECVDCGACEPVCPVEAIYYEDDLPEQWADYYKANVEFFDDIGSPGGAAKVGVIAKDHPVISVLPPQVQH
- the dapC gene encoding succinyldiaminopimelate transaminase, encoding MLPFAEQARGHEDGIVDLSIGSPVDLTPHVVQAALAAATDAHAYPQTTGTPALQHAIIDWYARRRGVTGLSAQNVLPTIGSKELVALLPFMIGLGEGDTIVHPRAAYPTYAIGAAMAGADAFPSDDPAEWPETTALIWLNSPGNPDGRVLDVDALRAAVARARELGAVIVNDECYAELGWAAPWDAEPIPSILDPRVTDGDLHNIVAIYSLSKQSNMAGYRGAFAAGSSSVLGRLLTVRKHAGLMLPAPLQAAMVAALGDDEHVAVQRERYRARREVLLPALVAAGFRIDDSEAGLYLWATAGVDAWDSIRQLAELGILAGPGPFYGDFYPRHVRFSLTADDERINAAAARLQAWAHPAEA
- a CDS encoding citrate synthase; its protein translation is MDRPVPGPQVATLTYPGGTAQFPILGSTDGPSSIDIATLTKQTGYTTFDSGFVNTAATKSAITYIDGEHGILRYRGYPIEQIAQNSSFLETAWLLIYGELPSASELSAFDTRIRRHTLLHEDLRRFYDALPHNAHPMSVLSAGVSALSTYYQDSLNPKDPEQVELSMIRLLAKLPVMAAYAHKKSIGHAFLYPDNSLSFVDNFIKLNFGTLAEPYEVNPVVSKALERLLMLHEDHEQNASTSAVRLVGSTEANLFASVSGGINALSGPLHGGANEAVLTMLSDIKASGEGVQRYVERVKNKEAGVRLMGFGHRVYKNYDPRAKLVKESADAVLEALGVKDDLLDIAKELEFIALNDDYFKERKLYPNVDFYTGVIYKAMGFPPRMFTVLFAIGRLPGWIAHWREMNLDTTTKIGRPQQLYTGAVARDYPRA